Genomic window (Capsicum annuum cultivar UCD-10X-F1 chromosome 10, UCD10Xv1.1, whole genome shotgun sequence):
GTGATCAAGCCTGTGTGacagcatatctctgaatataatatcaaataactgtatgtgagatcaagtctatctgatgggatggcccataaatcaatggaatTGTCTGAGTTCTTCATAATGATAGAtaactgtatctaaaagtcctgatttctgaagactaattctaaaactgagactgaatctgaaacagaAACTATAGGAATtagtcacttaaccaacatgcctcgaTCTACCAcatgtggggtccaacctgtgcctcagttggaagggtgtcatttcCGCGACACTGGTAAAGATAACTCTATgagaccctcatctagcaggcaCACAAATAAgaacggtggagccctcatctaacaggtaaatccaccttatctaccctcatctagaaggtatgatgtctctcatctatcctcaactaataggtgtgatgtctcaactaaattatcaactaaacaccggctgaactgaatctgacactgatcaCCTTACTGAAAAGGTCTGACTAAGTTACTATAAGACTCTTGTTTCCGTATCTGACgaaaaagatatcgaatcatggtatttgactgacgatacagagcttgaatggattactcgaatcgcttatgagattaggattgaatcacttgaatactattataACTGAGATAATTAAAGGTCTAAGGTTAGGTTACTAgcaatacagagattacagagataactgagattaccgagctttattaagcttcgcacttgtctgaggaaATAGAGTACTATcgttcactaagttctgagaatgATCGATCGATTGGACTTATCGAGAAACTAACataggctctagacaacagctctatttttgggtataaatacccccaggactcgataacataaaagtaagacataatgattcttcatcacaaatcattcatgcatcatcacggtcatcgattcatcactaccatcattcattcatcattacaagcattcattcatcattacaatcattcatgtaatATTAAAATcgttaaagaatcacttcaaATAGTTGGGCATCACAGCATACTTTCCCTCtaaagatccttaggacatcgcattaagcatttaggaaacatagacctctattcatcatcatatactagcctagggaagacatggtattagattataccccattcaacgagatcttacatcaagtacttcatacctatttGGGTCTTTTCATGTATTtagatatcacttgatttgggggaaacttcatactgaCACATCACTATTTACTtactaaccacttgacatgtattaaaaacttagcatatatcatagagcacataattgggggaatttacaaccattaTATCTCGACTTATTTACTAGGGTTTTTCAACAACCAATAGACATGACCGATTTTAAACCTacttgggaatttcatgctatcttggcacatttcactcactaaggcattttatcaaacactagtcATGCATGGACTAgatcacaatttggggtttccgattcaacatactatagcggcccttatgcttcacctaagctctttattaaacctatggggaacattcttcacttattcaaccatttttacacctaaaagtcatgaacacatcacatggaaaaacaacttcaagagggtctatcacaaacatcacatcaattccacatactagggtcaaagctcataaattttgtaggcaaacatagattaaaactcaacaacaaattaaatatctatttcaactcatacaaatcatttacAACTCGTAAACATagaaatcttttagttttaaaaagggttcttgagcttcttggatgaaagggacccaagaatcaacatctacataccttaacctttgagattggatgaactttagtgcttgaaactttatccacacttgaaataaataatttctttaagcccacactatgaggaacttgattcttgaagaaaccttgatgaatttatggatgaattttggaagattagggttcttgaatgaaaccctagatattcttgagagaattggaaatGAAAATGAtagaattagggtttgaatgagggttcctcatatttacaGAGGCTTAAAAAAggtgagaaatgaccaaaatacccttacaaaaatgcccttgaattgctgaaaaaatatacttgacgccatccgtgacaggccatcaggtccgtgataggccgtcacgaatggtcatcacaaaaagggtccaaattcttgattttctgcccagggctgacgacgtcgtcagaaatgtcgtcagaatgtgacggcgtcatcaaaaaggtcgtcaaaaacgtgacagcccgtcagaaatgtcgtcaccatTTTTCAGcgtgacatgctggagtaaaatgggcgtaactctttgctccgatatcgaatttaggctaaattggtatcgttggaaagataattcaaatatatttcatttgatatatagaaaaccATCTAGTTCTTAATATACAACGAGTGATGGTCGATTTAAGTTGACttaaattttgacggtcactaaaacttgaacgataggtaagttttcaactcgttcatgagttaggggacctctatgatcttaattcatactCAAACtgattcccacacgattcaacatatttcatacttgggaggatatttctgaaacattttgactccgatttttgctttaccaaatacgctctaaggctcagactggaagagaattttgcggggcattacagtttgtctctcccaccaatgtgggagaattagtagactttccatatttttgagtacactttctTATTTGAGAGTGATCTCATTTTTCCCTTCACCAATTTCCTCCATTTACCATTCACATGAtcaacttgaacccaacatatctatacatatatacatatatctatacatacatatatatatatatatacatatatctatacatacatacatatatatatatatatatatatatatatatatatatatatgataaaatcaTACCATCTCTATATATTGTATGACGTATATTTGCAATGTAATTTAAAAGGtaataattacataaatagtTGTGGAaatcaatcaataaaattaaatttttatattttaagttgttatgaAAGAGTTCATTGGTTGAGTTTAGAAACAAGTTGTTAGTTAGAATTTTACAAACTAAATATAATTTCAGATGctcaaataattaaatcacattttgacatgataatatttttgagaaataatccGTGAATTGCATGAGTACGTATAGtagttaaatattataaaaaaaaatattgatcaactaaactaaaaaaaaaaaaaatacaagtggGGTGAGGGTGAGGGGGGCGGGGGAAGGCCCACTCAAGAGCCTGAATAGCTGATTTTGACTTATATAGTGATCAAATTACGCATAGATGAATCTAAAAGTTTTTTGGATTTCCCAACTTTAACAttcaaaaatggataaaaaaatttGAGTCATTAACAGAAAAATTAGGACAGAAATGGCAAGtgttctcttaagaaaatatgatTCACCCAAGAGAAGCGGTCATTGTCTTTTGATACAATAAAATTTTGTGGTAAGAATTTGAAAAAACCACTACATTTCCTAGGTAATAGGCTTCAAATTTCGTTATATATAGAATGAATCGTATTAGGTTGAATTTCATAGCTAGCTTACcttttattatatgtaaaattaaattaaataaaaatggatcGGTCAAGTAAAAAAGGGTCCAAAATGGGCTGTTGTTTCCCGGTTATCCTTGACCGATCCATGAGAAGCAGCTTCAAGCTATCTAAGAGTTCTTCTTCTGACAAGCTCAATAAAAGCAAGAGCTCTATATGTAAGGACTCCTTTTCTATTACCTAATGATCATCCCATGAATAATGaattctctcttttaaaaaaaaataaaaattttaaaaacaaatctTGACACATAAAGgtcttattttattttgcattaatttttatgtataatCACCGCTACAGAGTCAAGAATTCTAgcattaaaaagtcaaaaaaatgatAGAGTGTCACGACTAATAATTTAAGCCTACAATCTAAACTAATTTTGAACCGCCTTTATCATTGCGTATAATTAAAGGTTTAAATATATAACGAGTTCAATACCACGAATCTTAAAGGTTGAATCCATATAACTAAAATCCTAGACCCGCATCTATTGGTCATGGTCATGGGAGGATTTTGAATTTCTTCCATCTCTTTCCTTTTCGAATTTTGTAATTCGTATGTTTCTTGTATGTTAGCAATCATGTATGTCCCATCCCATCAATGAATATATGATCTTGTTATAAGTGAATATTGTGGGTGTTAAATTAATTGCATGTTACAAAATTGTAGGTTCACCAACATCTCTATCAACGAAGAAAAAGGAGGTCCAGGAAAATGATCACCTCGTCGTATGTTTTGGGGAGCTGTTGATAGATTTTGTGCCTACATTATCTGGAGTTTCACTGTCAGAAGCACCTGGTTTTAAGAAAGCTCCTGGTGGGGCTCCAGCTAATGTTGCAGTTGGTATAGCAAGATTAGGAGGTTCTTCCGCCTTTATTGGCAAGGTACGTACTCACGTTtaatttatacaatatcaatCCTATCCTATCATAGTTAAGTGCATCAAATGAACGAACTTTTTTAATAGATAAACTTATTGGATTAATAAATTAATGGGTCGAAGTATTTGTGTACTTGGACCGGACCAAGATGAGCTAAACAAATTAATGGCCATAAGCCTAACACAAGTTTAAATTTGTTTGTACACTTTCTTTAATTTGGTTAAATAACGAATAAAACtttctttttcatattattactacatttaaaatatcaaacaagataaatatttttaaaaatactttcaCATGTGTTTTTATGGAACAATTTGGTTTCACATATTTAGCTCAAATAAGTCCAATCTTTAGATGAACTAATTTGGTTGTGCCCAAACTGATCAATCATAAGAATATGTCAACGGCGGGTAGcgcaaataatatttttaagggtTAATTTTTACtctcatattttcattattatcaacGTATCTTTTAAACATTAAAATGCGTAACATGCGTTATTGTCTGAATTATCAATCTTACTTTTAGGACTACTATATGTAATTATCTTGTTCACCTGATAACATGCAAATTCGTTACAGCGAAAAAATATCCTCAGGGCATATGAGGGCAGAATAGAAAGCTATAAGTCTAAATTTAACCGATAATTTGTCCTTTATGTGATCAATCTTTTCTGGCTcattaattttcctaattttcatGTATGTTACATTGCAGGTGGGTGAAGATGAATTTGGCCACATGCTAGCTGATATATTGAAACAAAACAATGTCGACAATTCTGGCATGCGTTTTGATACCAATGCAAGGACAGCTTTGGCATTTGTGACGTTGAGGGCAGATGGTGAGAGAGAGTTCATGTTTTTCCGCAATCCAAGTGCTGACATGCTTCTCACAGAGGCAGACCTGGACAAAGATCTCATTCACAAGGTAAAAACAGGCAAATAGGGTTTATGTTTCACTAAAAAAAAGTGTATTAGGAAGCTATCTTCTTaaatgagtactattattttccTCTTGGTTGGGGGTTCTGACCCGAACCCAAGAACATGCGGTTTGAAGTCTGACTTAGACATTTCAACGACTATAATATTATGTCaacaagtgtaaaatacataaattaaatttaaatataaaataaatttttaaaaaatatatatgaaaatgtATATCTTAATTCTTTTccttcgttttttttttttacaggcAAGAATCTTTCACTATGGTTCAATCTCTTTGATTGCGGAGCCATGTAGGTCAGCTCATCTTGCTGCCATGGAGACTGCTAAAAAAGCAGGCTGCATTCTCTCTTATGACCCAAATCTAAGGTTGCCCTTATGGCCATCCGCCGAGGCTGCTCGTAAAGGCATTCTCAGCATCTGGGACCAAGCTGATATTATTAAGGCAAGTACAAAAGATTTTACATGTTATATAACATTTTTTAAGTTAGCAATATATCCCAGGCTTTGTTAGTACATTTTAATATTTGATAGTGCATTATTTCAAATTGACAATCTGTGATTTACAATGTGTGATGTTGATGGTTGCACTTTTCCAATGCACAATGCATGTTAGTGGAATATTATCAAGTGCAAAAGTGCTAATTTACTTTGTGTAATTCTTATAACTATTAACACTCTatttcactcattattttatgaTAGAATGTGACATTTAGTTCTTGAAACTTCTACATTAGTCTACCTCATAActcttgtaactcttgtaacattTGTAACCTAAAGGCCATTCATGTACCCATTTTGCTACACTACATTCTTCAtattcaatacaaggatgaataccttacctataaatagaggtggtcttacATGTTATAGCATGTACAAGAAAATATGTTAAGTGTGAAAAAGATTACAGTGtatagtagtgaaagagagaatTGAGAtgaagaaaatattctaagtcaaCAATTATATTAACTATACAAAaaagagtaattatattagtgaaaga
Coding sequences:
- the LOC107854868 gene encoding probable fructokinase-7, whose product is MDRSSKKGSKMGCCFPVILDRSMRSSFKLSKSSSSDKLNKSKSSICSPTSLSTKKKEVQENDHLVVCFGELLIDFVPTLSGVSLSEAPGFKKAPGGAPANVAVGIARLGGSSAFIGKVGEDEFGHMLADILKQNNVDNSGMRFDTNARTALAFVTLRADGEREFMFFRNPSADMLLTEADLDKDLIHKARIFHYGSISLIAEPCRSAHLAAMETAKKAGCILSYDPNLRLPLWPSAEAARKGILSIWDQADIIKVSEDEITFLTEGEDAFDDNVVMTKLFHSNLKLLLVTEGGDGCRYYTKDFHGRVNGIKVTAVDTTGAGDAFVGGLLNIMASDPDIYMDEKKLRDALLFANGCGAITVTEKGAIPALPTKEAVLKILDGATTN